One Opitutus sp. ER46 genomic region harbors:
- a CDS encoding UPF0158 family protein, producing MAKLPVDMMMLEEAFDHHGEGGWYLNLVTGDVLIRFDDPDVENEIEGNPDKYLLIEPTLPDEDHRVMLDFVAGLPDGKARRELARALNGPRSFGHFRDELRRWPDVREQWFAFRDARVTEHARRWLADHDIEPVPRPPA from the coding sequence ATGGCAAAGCTACCGGTGGACATGATGATGCTGGAAGAGGCGTTCGACCACCACGGTGAAGGGGGGTGGTATTTGAACCTCGTGACGGGCGACGTGCTGATTCGATTCGATGACCCTGACGTGGAGAACGAGATCGAGGGGAATCCCGACAAGTACCTCCTGATCGAGCCGACCTTGCCGGACGAGGACCATCGCGTGATGCTGGACTTCGTGGCCGGGCTGCCCGACGGCAAGGCGCGGCGCGAACTCGCGCGGGCGTTGAACGGCCCGAGGTCCTTTGGCCACTTCCGGGATGAGCTGCGCCGATGGCCTGACGTCCGTGAACAGTGGTTTGCCTTTCGCGACGCGAGGGTGACGGAACACGCCCGGCGCTGGCTCGCCGACCACGACATCGAGCCCGTGCCACGTCCGCCGGCGTGA
- a CDS encoding carboxypeptidase-like regulatory domain-containing protein, with protein sequence MKWLPLVLVLACAGCVALPAPQIQVTAPEIHGRVVTTDGTPIAGARVHFEGDDDGGTASAADGTFVVPKHHDLVLVKVFTPCPVYDYPTPRRLPGALVVEKPGCRRTVVALRDHYAQLRRASGNLHWKGSHWKDPTVKVGDVVVAKAE encoded by the coding sequence ATGAAATGGCTGCCCCTTGTGCTCGTCCTCGCGTGCGCCGGTTGCGTTGCACTGCCCGCCCCGCAGATCCAAGTCACCGCGCCCGAAATTCACGGGCGCGTCGTCACCACCGATGGCACACCCATCGCGGGTGCGCGCGTGCATTTCGAAGGCGATGACGATGGCGGCACAGCCTCCGCGGCGGATGGCACGTTCGTCGTCCCCAAGCACCACGATCTCGTGCTGGTGAAGGTGTTCACGCCGTGCCCGGTGTACGACTACCCCACCCCGCGTCGATTGCCCGGCGCCTTGGTCGTCGAGAAACCGGGCTGCCGCCGCACCGTCGTCGCGCTCAGGGATCACTACGCCCAGCTGCGCCGCGCCTCTGGCAACCTCCACTGGAAGGGCAGTCACTGGAAAGACCCGACCGTCAAAGTCGGTGACGTGGTCGTGGCGAAAGCGGAGTGA